From Pongo pygmaeus isolate AG05252 chromosome 2, NHGRI_mPonPyg2-v2.0_pri, whole genome shotgun sequence, a single genomic window includes:
- the LOC129033655 gene encoding histone-lysine N-methyltransferase SETMAR isoform X2 — MFAEAAKTTRPCGMAEFKEKPEAPTEQLDVACGQENLPVGAWPPGAAPAPFQYTPDHVVGPGADIDPTQITFPGCICVKTPCLPGTCSCLRHGENYDDNSCLRDIGSGGKYAEPVFECNVLCQCSDHCRNRVVQKGLQFHFQVFKTHKKGWGLRTLEFISKGRFVCEYAGEVLGFSEVQRRIHLQTKSDSNYIIAIREHVYNGQVMETFVDPTYIGNIGRFLNHSCEPNLLMIPVRIDSMVPKLALFAAKDIVPEEELSYDYSGRYLNLTGSEDKERLDNGKLRKPCYCGAKSCTAFLPFDSSLYCPLEKSNISCGNEKEPSMCGSAPSVFPSCKRLTLETMKMMLDKKQIRAIFLFEFKMGRKAAETTRNINNAFGPGTANERTVQWWFKKFCKGDESLEDEERSGRPSEVDNDQLRAIIEADPLTTTREVAEELNVNHSTVVRHLKQIGKVKKLDKWVPHELTENQKNHRFEVSSSLILRNHNEPFLDRIVTCDEKWILYDNRRRSAQCLDQEEAPKHFPKPILHPKKVMVTIWWSAAGLIHYSFLNPGETITSEKYAQEIDEMHQKLQRLQLALVNRKGPILLHDNARPHVAQPTLQKLNELGYEVLPHPPYSPDLLPTNYHVFKHLNNFLQGKRFHNQQDAENAFQEFIKSRSTDFYATGINQLISRWQKCVDCNGSYFD, encoded by the exons TACACTCCTGATCATGTAGTTGGACCTGGAGCAGACATTGATCCCACTCAAATAACCTTTCCCGGATGCATTTGTGTCAAAACTCCCTGCCTCCCTGGCACTTGCTCCTGTCTCCGCCATGGAGAGAACTATGATGATAACTCATGCCTTAGAGATATAGGATCTGGAGGAAAGTATGCAGAGCCTGTTTTTGAATGCAATGTCCTGTGCCAATGCAGTGACCACTGCAGAAACAGAGTGGTCCAGAAAGGTCTACAGTTCCACTTCCAAGTGTTCAAGACGCATAAAAAAGGCTGGGGACTTCGTACCTTGGAAtttatatcgaaaggaaggtttGTCTGTGAATATGCTGGTGAGGTTTTAGGATTCTCTGAAGTTCAGAGAAGAATTCACTTACAAACAAAATCCGACTCCAATTACATTATAGCCATCAGGGAACATGTTTATAATGGGCAGGTAATGGAAACATTTGTTGACCCTACTTATATAGGAAATATTGGAAGATTCCTTAATCATTCTTGTGAGCCAAACCTTTTGATGATTCCTGTCCGAATTGACTCAATGGTACCTAAGTTGGCACTTTTTGCAGCCAAAGATATTGTGCCAGAAGAAGAACTCTCTTATGATTATTCAGGAAGATATCTTAATCTAACAGGCAGTGAAGACAAAGAAAGGCTAGATAATGGGAAACTAAGAAAACCTTGTTACTGTGGTGCCAAATCATGTACTGCTTTCCTGCCTTTTGACAGTTCTCTGTACTGCCCCTTAGAAAAGTCGAACATCAGTTGTGGAAATGAGAAGGAACCCAGCATGTGTGGCTCAGCCCCTTCTGTGTTCCCCTCCTGCAAGCGATTGACCCTTGAG actatgaaaatgatgttagacaaaaagcaaattcgaGCAATTTTCTTATTCGAGTTCAAAATGGGTCGtaaagcagcagagacaactcgcaacatcaacaatgcatttggcccaggaactgctaacgaacgtacagtgcagtggtggttcaagaagttttgcaaaggagatgagagccttgaagatgaggagcgTAGTGGCCGGCCATCAGAAGTTGACAATGACCAGTTAAGAGCAATCATCGAAGCTGATCCCCTTACAACTACACGAGAAGTTGCCGAAGAACTCAATGTCAACCATTCTACGGTCGTtcggcatttgaagcaaattggaaaggtgaaaaagctcgataagtgggtgcctcatgagctgacTGAAAATCAAAAAAATCATCGTTTTGAAGTGTCATCCTCTCTTATTCTACGCAACCACAACGAACCATTTCTCGATCGGATTGTGACGTGtgatgaaaagtggattttatatgacAACCGGCGACGATCAGCTCAGTGCTTGGATCaagaagaagctccaaagcacttcccaaagccaatcTTGCACCCaaaaaaggtcatggtcactatttggtggtctgctgctggtctgatccactacagctttctgaatcctggtgaaaccattacatctgagaagtatgctcaggAAATCGATGAGATGCACCAAAAACTGCAACGCCTGCAGCTggcattggtcaacagaaagggcccaattcttctcCACGACAATGCCCGACCACATGTTGCACAACCCACACttcaaaagttgaatgaattggGCTATGAAGTTTTGCCTCATCCACCGTATTCACCTGACCTCTTGCCAACCAACTACCATGTCTTCAAGCATCTcaacaactttttgcagggaaaacgcttccacaaccagcaggatgcagaaaatgctttccaagagttcatCAAATCCCGAAGCACGGATTTTTACGCTACAGGAATAAACCAACTTATTTCtcgttggcaaaaatgtgttgattgtaatggttcctattttgattaa
- the LOC129033655 gene encoding histone-lysine N-methyltransferase SETMAR isoform X5, translated as MSRAARKTCRWERGPRGPRRRPSSSLYCPLEKSNISCGNEKEPSMCGSAPSVFPSCKRLTLETMKMMLDKKQIRAIFLFEFKMGRKAAETTRNINNAFGPGTANERTVQWWFKKFCKGDESLEDEERSGRPSEVDNDQLRAIIEADPLTTTREVAEELNVNHSTVVRHLKQIGKVKKLDKWVPHELTENQKNHRFEVSSSLILRNHNEPFLDRIVTCDEKWILYDNRRRSAQCLDQEEAPKHFPKPILHPKKVMVTIWWSAAGLIHYSFLNPGETITSEKYAQEIDEMHQKLQRLQLALVNRKGPILLHDNARPHVAQPTLQKLNELGYEVLPHPPYSPDLLPTNYHVFKHLNNFLQGKRFHNQQDAENAFQEFIKSRSTDFYATGINQLISRWQKCVDCNGSYFD; from the exons TTCTCTGTACTGCCCCTTAGAAAAGTCGAACATCAGTTGTGGAAATGAGAAGGAACCCAGCATGTGTGGCTCAGCCCCTTCTGTGTTCCCCTCCTGCAAGCGATTGACCCTTGAG actatgaaaatgatgttagacaaaaagcaaattcgaGCAATTTTCTTATTCGAGTTCAAAATGGGTCGtaaagcagcagagacaactcgcaacatcaacaatgcatttggcccaggaactgctaacgaacgtacagtgcagtggtggttcaagaagttttgcaaaggagatgagagccttgaagatgaggagcgTAGTGGCCGGCCATCAGAAGTTGACAATGACCAGTTAAGAGCAATCATCGAAGCTGATCCCCTTACAACTACACGAGAAGTTGCCGAAGAACTCAATGTCAACCATTCTACGGTCGTtcggcatttgaagcaaattggaaaggtgaaaaagctcgataagtgggtgcctcatgagctgacTGAAAATCAAAAAAATCATCGTTTTGAAGTGTCATCCTCTCTTATTCTACGCAACCACAACGAACCATTTCTCGATCGGATTGTGACGTGtgatgaaaagtggattttatatgacAACCGGCGACGATCAGCTCAGTGCTTGGATCaagaagaagctccaaagcacttcccaaagccaatcTTGCACCCaaaaaaggtcatggtcactatttggtggtctgctgctggtctgatccactacagctttctgaatcctggtgaaaccattacatctgagaagtatgctcaggAAATCGATGAGATGCACCAAAAACTGCAACGCCTGCAGCTggcattggtcaacagaaagggcccaattcttctcCACGACAATGCCCGACCACATGTTGCACAACCCACACttcaaaagttgaatgaattggGCTATGAAGTTTTGCCTCATCCACCGTATTCACCTGACCTCTTGCCAACCAACTACCATGTCTTCAAGCATCTcaacaactttttgcagggaaaacgcttccacaaccagcaggatgcagaaaatgctttccaagagttcatCAAATCCCGAAGCACGGATTTTTACGCTACAGGAATAAACCAACTTATTTCtcgttggcaaaaatgtgttgattgtaatggttcctattttgattaa
- the LOC129033655 gene encoding histone-lysine N-methyltransferase SETMAR isoform X4, translating to MFAEAAKTTRPCGMAEFKEKPEAPTEQLDVACGQENLPVGAWPPGAAPAPFQYTPDHVVGPGADIDPTQITFPGCICVKTPCLPGTCSCLRHGENYDDNSCLRDIGSGGKYAEPVFECNVLCQCSDHCRNRVVQKGLQFHFQVFKTHKKGWGLRTLEFISKGSSLYCPLEKSNISCGNEKEPSMCGSAPSVFPSCKRLTLETMKMMLDKKQIRAIFLFEFKMGRKAAETTRNINNAFGPGTANERTVQWWFKKFCKGDESLEDEERSGRPSEVDNDQLRAIIEADPLTTTREVAEELNVNHSTVVRHLKQIGKVKKLDKWVPHELTENQKNHRFEVSSSLILRNHNEPFLDRIVTCDEKWILYDNRRRSAQCLDQEEAPKHFPKPILHPKKVMVTIWWSAAGLIHYSFLNPGETITSEKYAQEIDEMHQKLQRLQLALVNRKGPILLHDNARPHVAQPTLQKLNELGYEVLPHPPYSPDLLPTNYHVFKHLNNFLQGKRFHNQQDAENAFQEFIKSRSTDFYATGINQLISRWQKCVDCNGSYFD from the exons TACACTCCTGATCATGTAGTTGGACCTGGAGCAGACATTGATCCCACTCAAATAACCTTTCCCGGATGCATTTGTGTCAAAACTCCCTGCCTCCCTGGCACTTGCTCCTGTCTCCGCCATGGAGAGAACTATGATGATAACTCATGCCTTAGAGATATAGGATCTGGAGGAAAGTATGCAGAGCCTGTTTTTGAATGCAATGTCCTGTGCCAATGCAGTGACCACTGCAGAAACAGAGTGGTCCAGAAAGGTCTACAGTTCCACTTCCAAGTGTTCAAGACGCATAAAAAAGGCTGGGGACTTCGTACCTTGGAAtttatatcgaaaggaag TTCTCTGTACTGCCCCTTAGAAAAGTCGAACATCAGTTGTGGAAATGAGAAGGAACCCAGCATGTGTGGCTCAGCCCCTTCTGTGTTCCCCTCCTGCAAGCGATTGACCCTTGAG actatgaaaatgatgttagacaaaaagcaaattcgaGCAATTTTCTTATTCGAGTTCAAAATGGGTCGtaaagcagcagagacaactcgcaacatcaacaatgcatttggcccaggaactgctaacgaacgtacagtgcagtggtggttcaagaagttttgcaaaggagatgagagccttgaagatgaggagcgTAGTGGCCGGCCATCAGAAGTTGACAATGACCAGTTAAGAGCAATCATCGAAGCTGATCCCCTTACAACTACACGAGAAGTTGCCGAAGAACTCAATGTCAACCATTCTACGGTCGTtcggcatttgaagcaaattggaaaggtgaaaaagctcgataagtgggtgcctcatgagctgacTGAAAATCAAAAAAATCATCGTTTTGAAGTGTCATCCTCTCTTATTCTACGCAACCACAACGAACCATTTCTCGATCGGATTGTGACGTGtgatgaaaagtggattttatatgacAACCGGCGACGATCAGCTCAGTGCTTGGATCaagaagaagctccaaagcacttcccaaagccaatcTTGCACCCaaaaaaggtcatggtcactatttggtggtctgctgctggtctgatccactacagctttctgaatcctggtgaaaccattacatctgagaagtatgctcaggAAATCGATGAGATGCACCAAAAACTGCAACGCCTGCAGCTggcattggtcaacagaaagggcccaattcttctcCACGACAATGCCCGACCACATGTTGCACAACCCACACttcaaaagttgaatgaattggGCTATGAAGTTTTGCCTCATCCACCGTATTCACCTGACCTCTTGCCAACCAACTACCATGTCTTCAAGCATCTcaacaactttttgcagggaaaacgcttccacaaccagcaggatgcagaaaatgctttccaagagttcatCAAATCCCGAAGCACGGATTTTTACGCTACAGGAATAAACCAACTTATTTCtcgttggcaaaaatgtgttgattgtaatggttcctattttgattaa
- the LOC129033655 gene encoding histone-lysine N-methyltransferase SETMAR isoform X1 — translation MPRPGPFSVNPRHHLSKGVVLFSPFPEAQNQRPCDNLGFLSSPVLRTQGGIKGGVIYLPGLRCLSQYTPDHVVGPGADIDPTQITFPGCICVKTPCLPGTCSCLRHGENYDDNSCLRDIGSGGKYAEPVFECNVLCQCSDHCRNRVVQKGLQFHFQVFKTHKKGWGLRTLEFISKGRFVCEYAGEVLGFSEVQRRIHLQTKSDSNYIIAIREHVYNGQVMETFVDPTYIGNIGRFLNHSCEPNLLMIPVRIDSMVPKLALFAAKDIVPEEELSYDYSGRYLNLTGSEDKERLDNGKLRKPCYCGAKSCTAFLPFDSSLYCPLEKSNISCGNEKEPSMCGSAPSVFPSCKRLTLETMKMMLDKKQIRAIFLFEFKMGRKAAETTRNINNAFGPGTANERTVQWWFKKFCKGDESLEDEERSGRPSEVDNDQLRAIIEADPLTTTREVAEELNVNHSTVVRHLKQIGKVKKLDKWVPHELTENQKNHRFEVSSSLILRNHNEPFLDRIVTCDEKWILYDNRRRSAQCLDQEEAPKHFPKPILHPKKVMVTIWWSAAGLIHYSFLNPGETITSEKYAQEIDEMHQKLQRLQLALVNRKGPILLHDNARPHVAQPTLQKLNELGYEVLPHPPYSPDLLPTNYHVFKHLNNFLQGKRFHNQQDAENAFQEFIKSRSTDFYATGINQLISRWQKCVDCNGSYFD, via the exons TACACTCCTGATCATGTAGTTGGACCTGGAGCAGACATTGATCCCACTCAAATAACCTTTCCCGGATGCATTTGTGTCAAAACTCCCTGCCTCCCTGGCACTTGCTCCTGTCTCCGCCATGGAGAGAACTATGATGATAACTCATGCCTTAGAGATATAGGATCTGGAGGAAAGTATGCAGAGCCTGTTTTTGAATGCAATGTCCTGTGCCAATGCAGTGACCACTGCAGAAACAGAGTGGTCCAGAAAGGTCTACAGTTCCACTTCCAAGTGTTCAAGACGCATAAAAAAGGCTGGGGACTTCGTACCTTGGAAtttatatcgaaaggaaggtttGTCTGTGAATATGCTGGTGAGGTTTTAGGATTCTCTGAAGTTCAGAGAAGAATTCACTTACAAACAAAATCCGACTCCAATTACATTATAGCCATCAGGGAACATGTTTATAATGGGCAGGTAATGGAAACATTTGTTGACCCTACTTATATAGGAAATATTGGAAGATTCCTTAATCATTCTTGTGAGCCAAACCTTTTGATGATTCCTGTCCGAATTGACTCAATGGTACCTAAGTTGGCACTTTTTGCAGCCAAAGATATTGTGCCAGAAGAAGAACTCTCTTATGATTATTCAGGAAGATATCTTAATCTAACAGGCAGTGAAGACAAAGAAAGGCTAGATAATGGGAAACTAAGAAAACCTTGTTACTGTGGTGCCAAATCATGTACTGCTTTCCTGCCTTTTGACAGTTCTCTGTACTGCCCCTTAGAAAAGTCGAACATCAGTTGTGGAAATGAGAAGGAACCCAGCATGTGTGGCTCAGCCCCTTCTGTGTTCCCCTCCTGCAAGCGATTGACCCTTGAG actatgaaaatgatgttagacaaaaagcaaattcgaGCAATTTTCTTATTCGAGTTCAAAATGGGTCGtaaagcagcagagacaactcgcaacatcaacaatgcatttggcccaggaactgctaacgaacgtacagtgcagtggtggttcaagaagttttgcaaaggagatgagagccttgaagatgaggagcgTAGTGGCCGGCCATCAGAAGTTGACAATGACCAGTTAAGAGCAATCATCGAAGCTGATCCCCTTACAACTACACGAGAAGTTGCCGAAGAACTCAATGTCAACCATTCTACGGTCGTtcggcatttgaagcaaattggaaaggtgaaaaagctcgataagtgggtgcctcatgagctgacTGAAAATCAAAAAAATCATCGTTTTGAAGTGTCATCCTCTCTTATTCTACGCAACCACAACGAACCATTTCTCGATCGGATTGTGACGTGtgatgaaaagtggattttatatgacAACCGGCGACGATCAGCTCAGTGCTTGGATCaagaagaagctccaaagcacttcccaaagccaatcTTGCACCCaaaaaaggtcatggtcactatttggtggtctgctgctggtctgatccactacagctttctgaatcctggtgaaaccattacatctgagaagtatgctcaggAAATCGATGAGATGCACCAAAAACTGCAACGCCTGCAGCTggcattggtcaacagaaagggcccaattcttctcCACGACAATGCCCGACCACATGTTGCACAACCCACACttcaaaagttgaatgaattggGCTATGAAGTTTTGCCTCATCCACCGTATTCACCTGACCTCTTGCCAACCAACTACCATGTCTTCAAGCATCTcaacaactttttgcagggaaaacgcttccacaaccagcaggatgcagaaaatgctttccaagagttcatCAAATCCCGAAGCACGGATTTTTACGCTACAGGAATAAACCAACTTATTTCtcgttggcaaaaatgtgttgattgtaatggttcctattttgattaa